GAAACAGGGACTGAACGGTTCGGTTACGCTCGGACAGGGCTCCAACGGAAAATACAACGGCGCGGTAAACCTCAACAACCGCATGAAGAAAGTAAACCTGTTTGCCAACTACAACTGGCGCACCGAAGACCGTTGGTTTACCCGCCAGGGCGAACAGCACACGCTTACCGCCGATACCAACTTTTACTTTCTCACAGGCGGGCGCGGCCTTAGCAACGATGCTTCACACTTTGGCAAAATTGGCGCCGATTTTTACCTCAATGCCTATAACACGCTTTCGCTTTCGGGCGGCTTTAACTACCGCACCAGCCGGAATGCCGACAGCATCAGCTACGCTTTCCTCGATGCTGACCGGACGTTTTACAGCGGCTTTGACCGTATTGTGGCCGAACGGCAGAAAACACTTGGCAGCGACCTGGCGCTTGATTTCGCCAAAGCATTCCCCGGCAGCCAGCGCAAACTCACCGCTTCTGCTTCGCTGTCCTATATCGACCGGCAGGACCGCAACGAGTTCCGTAATTCGCTGGCCGATGAAGCGCCCTACCAGAAAAACAATGCCGACAATGTATTTGCCACCGGCGTGGCACAAATCGACTATAACCATCCGGTAAACGATAGTTTGCGCTTTGAAACCGGTCTTAAATATTCGCTTCGTAATTACGACAACAACCAGGCGGTGCTTTTTACCGACGGATATGGCGGCTTTATCACGGATACGCGCTACAGCGACAATTTCATTTTCAACGAAAATATTTATGCGGCTTACGTGCAGGCCGCAATGCACAGAGGAAAATTCGATATGCAGGCCGGCGTGCGTGCGGAACAGACGCAGCTTACCGGCACCTCAAGCTCGACTACAGCCGATTTTAAAAATAACTACCTCGGCATTTTCCCCAGCGTATCGGTTCGCTACACGGTAAAACCAGGCTATGAATGGCAGGTAAGCTACAGCCGCCGCCTCAACCGGCCGGGAAACGGCCAGCTGAACCCGTTTGTGGACATCAGCGACTCCATCAACCTCCGTTCGGGCAATCCGTTTCTCCGCCCCGAATACATCAACTCGGCCGAACTCAACCTTGCGCGCGCTTTTGAAAACGGCATCAGCATAAGCGGTACGGCCTATTTCCGCTACACTACCGACCTGATTTCGATGGTGCGTATTTACAACATAAGCACCGGCATTGCGCTCGTACGCCCCATCAACTATACCTCGGGCAACAACCTGGGTATTGAAGGCGTATTCCGTATGCCGCTGCCCAAACGCCGTGGCAATATCATGCTCACCATGAACGGCTTCCGAAACCAGATAAACGGCGATAACATTGAAGCCGGACTGCAAAGTGAGGCGCTGAACTGGTCAGGACGTTTAACCGTGAACTACCGCGTACTTCCGGGCACCAACCTCCAGCTCACCGGTTTTTACAACTCGCCGTTTATTCAGCCGGCCGGGCAGTTTATGATGGTAGGCGGTTTCGACATCGGTGTGCGGCAGGATGTATTTAAAGGCCGTGGACAGTTTACTGCAAACGTGAGCGACATTTTCGACACCAAAGAATTCCGCCTTACCAACAAACTAACCGGCTATGAACTTACCGCCCGCCGCAAACGCGAAAGCCGTATTCTGATGATTACGTTTACCTGGCGTTTCGGCAAAGCCGACGAAAATCCCCAGCAGCGCCGCAACAACCGTCAGCAGCAAAGCATGGATGATGGCGGTGGTGGCGGAATGTTTTAACCCAAACCCGCGCATGCAGCGCCATCAGTGAAATCGGGTGAGAAGAAAAGGAAAAGGCGGAAAACCTATCCGGCAATACGCTGCTGCATCTCTTCATCAAGCAATTGCTGCGAAAGCCAGTTTTCGGCGGCGGCAATGCTGGAGAAGAGCTTTACGGGAACGGCCGGACGAAAAATGGCCACATAAAGTGTGGTAAGCAGGCGGGTAATGGTGCTTTGGGTAACCACCGCCATAGCCACACGGTGGTGCGACTGTTCGGAAGCGTATTCCTGTGCAAGGCGGGTAAGCTGGTGATCGGCCGTGGCATCTACAAGTACAGCTACGCGGATACTTCCGATCAGGCGTGCAGCGGTTTCCCAGTTCTGGCGGGCCTGCTGAATATCAATACGTGAATTAGGTAAAATAGTAATACGCAAAATCCGGTCTTCCCGGTATTCAAGTCGAATGGTGGATGTTAACGCTTCTTTTGCCATGTAAATATGCATCAGCCGATGCAGTTTGTTTCAAGGGGTAATGCAAAAGTAATGCTGCAAATCAGCCTGTGAACAATCATATACGCAGGGTGCGCTTCCGGCTATACAGGCGGGCGGTTTAATCCGACAGGCGGTATTTCATTTTTACCCGTGTTTTTCGTCGGAAAAGGCTGATTTTGACTTATCTTTGCCATCCGTTTTACAAAAAGCCGGAGCCCGGGCAAAACGGGCTCCTGAAAAGCTGACTAAGCATCATGAACATTTCCAAAGAGCACATTGACGAGCTTAACGCCGTTGTGAAAGTTAAAATCGGTCCGGATGATTATGCCGACCGCGTAGAAAAGACCCTGCGCAACTACCAGAAGCAGGTAAGCATGCCCGGTTTCCGTCCGGGTAAAGTGCCCGCCTCGCTGGTGAAGAAAATGTACGGCAAATCGGTTCTGGCCGAAGAACTCAATAAGATTCTTTCCGACGAACTTTACAAATACATCCGCGCCGAAGAACTCGACGTATTGGGTAATCCCCTGCCCCAGCCTCAAAACGACAATGTGGACATTGAAACACAGTCGGAATTTGAGTTTGGCTTTGACATGGCACTTGCTCCCAAGTTTGACCTGAAACTGGGCGGCGACATGCAGTTTACCGAATACAAAGTAGCTATTGACGAAAAGCTCATTGACGGTTATGTGAGCGACCTTACCCGTCGTTATGGCAGCATTGCTCCTTCGGAAAGTGCTCAGGCCGGTGATCTTCTCTATGGTACTTTTGTAGAACTGGATGCCAACGGAGAAATTCTGCCCGGCGGCATTTTCAAATCATCCACCATGTTCCTCGACACTCCGGTGCGCGACGAGCACAAATCGCTCGAAGGTGCCAAAGTGGATGATAAAATCGTGCTTACTGCGGCTCAGATTGACAGCGACAAGACTGCACTGGCACAGAAACTGGGCATTGAACCCCAGGCCGCAGAAAGCCTGAACAGCAGCTTCCAGTTTACCGTTACACAGGTAAGCCGCCTGCAGCCCGCCGAGCTGAACCAGGAATTTTTCGATAAAATTTATGGCCCGGGGGCTGTCAACTCAGTGGATGAATTCCGCGCACGCATTGCCACCGAACTCAGCGGCATGTTCAGCAACGATACCGAAAAGCGTTTGCAAAACGATATCGCCACTGAACTCATTGGCCGCACCAACCTCAGCCTGCCCGATGCATTCCTGAAACGCTGGCTGCTTACCGCCAACGAAAAGCCCATCACACCCGAGCAGGTAGATGCCGAATATGATCTTTATGCCCGTCAGCTCCGCTGGCAGCTTATCGAAAACAAGATCATCAAAGACAATAACATTCAGGTTACAGCCGAAGAAGCTACCGAGCATGTAAAGGAATTGCTCCGTAACAACTACCGCCAGTACGGCATGAATCCCGATGAAGTGCCTGATGCGGAACTCACCGCCAATGCACAGCGTTTACTGGGCAAAGAGGAAGAAGCACGCAAGGTGTTTGAAAACCTCTACCAGCAAAAACTGATGACACTTTACCGCACGGCCTGCAGCATTACTTCGAAGGAAGTGAGCTATGATGATTTCCTGGCCGGAGTGAAATAAACGACCTGTTCGCAAACCGCCGTCATTGAATTGAACGGCGGTTTGTGTTAGCGGCCTAATGCCAAACTGACAGCCTGAAAAAGCTGGCACTGATCTTGAAAAGAATCAACCTCAACGTATAAAACAGCTAACGTATGTTCGATCACAACGAATTCCGCAAATATGCCGTGAAACACCACGGAATCAACAGCATGACGTTCGACAGCTACGCCTCGTCAATTACGTCAATGCCCCGTGGACTCACCCCCAACATCATTGAAGAGCGCCAGATGAACATTGCCGTAATGGACGTGTTTTCGCGTTTGATGATGGATCGCATCATCTTCCTCGGCACAGGCATCAACGATCAGGTGGCCAATATTGTGCAGGCGCAGCTTCTCTTCCTCGAATCAGTGGATTCGAAGAAGGATATTCAGATCTACATGAACTCTCCCGGAGGTTCAGTGTATGCCGGTTTAGGCATTTACGACACCATGCAGATTGTGCAGCCTGATGTGGCTACAATTTGTACGGGTATTGCCGCTTCAATGGGTGCCGTACTTCAGTGCGCCGGTGCAAAAGGCAAACGTACCGCTCTGCCCCACTCACGCATCATGATTCACCAGCCGCTTGGTGGAGCCGAAGGTCAGGCATCTGACATCGAAATCACCGCCCGTGAGATTCAGAAGCTCAAAAAAGAGCTGTATGAAATCATTGCCAAACACAGCGGCCAGACGTATGAAAAGGTTTGGGCCGACAGCGACCGCGATTACTGGATGACTGCCGCCGAAGCCAAGGAGTATGGAATGATTGACGAAATCCTTTCAGGCAAAGGCAGTAAGTAAGCTTTCCACGTATATTTTACCTACATTTGAAAAGCATTCCGTAGCGTTACGGAATGCTTTTTTGTCAGTTTTGACAATCTATTTCAATGGCAAACAAAGAACCGCACATTCACTGCTCATTTTGCGGACGCGATAAACAGGATACACTGGTGCTGATCGCCGGCATTCAGGGGCATATCTGCGACCAGTGCATACAGCAGGCATATCGTATTGTAAAGGAAGAACAGGATTCGCGCAAATCACAGGATGTGAGCACGGCGCTGACGCTGCTCAAACCGATGGAAATAAAACGTCATCTGGATGAGTATGTAATTGGTCAGGATCAGGCCAAGAAAGTGCTTTCCGTGGCGGTTTACAACCACTACAAGCGAATTGCCCAGAAACCTGCCGCACGCAAAACAGAGGATATTGACGTGGAGAAATCCAACATTATCCTTGTAGGCGAAACAGGAACCGGCAAAACGCTGCTGGCCCGCTCCATTGCCAAACTTCTCAATGTACCTTTCTGCATTGCCGATGCTACTGTGCTCACTGAAGCCGGTTACGTGGGGGAAGACGTGGAAAGCATCCTCGTTCGTTTGCTTCAGGCTGCCGATTACGATGTGAATGCTGCCGAGCGCGGCATTGTGTTTATTGACGAGATTGACAAGATTGCCCGCAAGAGCGACAATCCGTCAATTACGCGCGATGTATCGGGCGAGGGTGTACAGCAGGCGTTGCTGAAAATGCTCGAAGGCAATGTGGTGAATGTGCCGCCTCAGGGTGGCCGCAAACATCCTGAGCAGAAAATGATTCAGGTGAATACACGAAACATCCTGTTCATTTGCGGCGGTGCGTTTGATGGTATCGACCGTAAAATTGCACGCCGTCTGCAGTCGCAAACCATTGGCTACACGGCCGGACAGCAAAACGCCGAGCTCGACAAGGATAATATGCTTCAGTATATAGTACCGCAAGACCTGAAGAGCTTCGGACTTATTCCCGAACTCATCGGCCGTTTGCCCGTACTGGCGCACCTCAATCCGCTCGACCGTCAGGCACTGCGCAGCATCCTTACCGAGCCCAAAAACGCACTCATTAAACAGTATCTGCGCCTGTTTGAAATGGATAATGTAAAGCTAAGCTTTGACGACGGCGTGTTTGAGCACATTGTGGACAAAGCCATGGAATACAAACTCGGTGCACGCGGCCTCCGCTCCATTTGCGAAGCCATTATGATTGATGCCATGTTTGAAATTCCTTCCGACAACACCATCCGCCGCCTCAACATTACACTTGATTACGCACAGGAAAAACTGAGCAAGGCCAAGATGGATAATTTGCGCGTGGCGTAATTTGCACCGGACTAAATTTAAAAAGCAGAGAAGTGGTAATCGCTTCTCTGCTTTTTTTGTGTTAACCTTAATGGATTAACATCAGATACCCGCTTACTCGATACACCTGATTATCGTTCCCTTCCGCACTGATTGTATAGTAATAATTCCCATCCATACAGTCCTTACCTGACTCATCAAGTCCGTCCCAGTGCGTTGTTGCCGATTGTGAGCTGAATACTTTGTTCCCCCAGCGATTGTAAATCGTTAACTCAAACGTTTTTATTTGCTGACTTTCAACAACAAAAAGATCATTAACACCATCTCCGTTAGGAGTAAATACATTGGGAACATTTACGAAAGAGCCTTTATATGGAGGTGTAAGGCAAGCCTCAACAAAAACATCATCTATATAATAATAGGATATATATTGAGAGGGCCAGGATAATGGGGATCCTGATGTATCCAATACTGAATTCACCGAATCACGAAAATTGCCAATGGTCAGATAAGCCTCACCACCCGAGGCGATAAATGCTCCCGTTACAAAAAACCAACCCGGTCGGTTGGTAACCGCTTGCAATTCTTCATATTGAGGAATATGCGGCAAATTTGACTCCATTAAATTCCCTAGGCTGTCCGTCAATAAAAGTGGGGAAGTATTCGAAAAATAAATACCGATGTGACTGGTAGAAACATTGCTTGAATCTGCTAACGACAAATAAAATCCGAAACAGTATAATTGGCCCGCAGCTAAGGGTTGTGACAACTGCCCGGAAATATATTCACGGTAATTTAAATTATAGTTGGCATATGTATAAAAACCGGCATAACCATTACCGGTTCTGGGCCAACGATAGCCCCATAAGTTGGCTGGTGCAAGTGTAACCATGCAGGTGTTCAGGTAGTCTGACGAGCCACTTGTGGTTTGGAACCAGCCGACACACTGATAAAGTTCACCATAAGTGAAGGGACATTGGTTGTAATCTTCAAATCCGGGATTTACAACCAAATTCTGGGAATAAGCGATTTGTGTAAACAGGATAAGTAGAAGAGTACAGGCTTTTTTCATTGGAAGTCAGCAATATATTATCAAATAACACGCATTTACGCATTAGCCACATTATAATTTTGAGGCCGAATATAGCTCATTTTTCCAACTTGATAAGATCAACTCACCCTCACCCCGATCAGCAATACATCATCCATTTGCTCAGTATTGCCGCGCCAGTCCTGCCAGAACTTTTCGAGATGTACTTTGCCTTCGGCGGGCGACATAGATGCAATGTATTGTAACTCCTGCTTAAGCCGTTTGGTCCCCATACGTTTTCCTTTGGTCTCACCAATCTGGTCGGCATAGCCATCGGTAAAAAGATAAAAGGAGTCGCCGGAATTGAGCTGTATGCTGTGATTGGTGAACCCGGACTTGGGAATGTCGGTACCTCCTCCGATGGGGAAACGATTGGCCCGTATTTCCTGTAATTCGGATTGGCCGGTAATCACCATGGGGCGGAGTGCGCCTGCAAATTCTATTTCCCGCGTGGAAAGGCACACAGCAGCAAGCCCGATGTCCATGCCATCGCGGTTAAAATTACCGTCTTTGTTCATGGCCGCAGTAATTTTCTTTTCCAGTTTGTCGAGAATCTGCGAAGGTGTCTGACGGTGTTCGCTCCCCGTGATTTCGGCAAGGAACGTGCTGCCGATGATACTCATGAACGCACCGGGCACACCATGGCCGGTGCAGTCAACCGCTGCAATGTAGGCCCAGCCATTTTCTTCGGCCATCCAGAAGAAATCACCGCTCACAATATCGCGCGGATGGTAGAGTACGAAACTTTGCGGGAATACCTGCGAGAGCCTGCGCGTGCCGGGCAGAATGGCATCCTGAATGCGCCGCGCATATTCTATACTTTCCAGTGTTTCGCGGTTACTGGTTTCTACTTTTTGCAGGGCCTCGCGCAATTCAAAAGCTGCTTTTTCTTCGGCCAGCAGCAAGTTGCGGATGGTGAACCAGAGAAAGATCCCAATTAACAACACCACAGAAATGGTAATGAGCGAATTGTAGAAAATTGTCTTGCGTGTGCGCGCAATAAAACCATCAAACCGTGAATCAACCTGAATAATTCCCACCTGTTTTCCAGTCCGGTTGCGGATAGGAACAAATGCCGAAAGCCAGGTGCCATTTTCATCGGTATAGGTAGGTACAACGCCGCCGGTTGAATAAAGCTTTACATGCTCGGGATGAAATTTTTCCCATTTATGCAGCCAGTAGCAGCCGCTTGAAAAAACCACAAATTCAAATTCCTTTTTTATGGAATCATACATCATGGTATAAATCGCATCGGCCGGAAGCATGTTCGACTGCACAACTTCTTTCATCTGATTCTGCATAGCGAGATAGACAGAGTCATCTTCGGCCCTTTTCAAATCATCTTTATGATGATAGGTATTGGTAAGCCACTCGTGATAATCGCCGCTGATGCGGGGCGACAGTGTGTAAATAATGCCTTTGAGTTTATTGAGTTCGCCTTCTTCATACGCATTGAGTAAGCTGAAATAGGAATTAACAAGGAAATAAATCACAAGCAGTATTCCTGCACCGAATACAAGAATAAGCACACGTGTGGTGGCGTTTCGGAATGCTAATCGCAACAAACTACTCATACCGGGAATTCAAGGATTTTCAATTTATATACGACAAACTGGCTGATTGGATTTGGCAATAGAATTAAAAAGCTTTAATCTTTTTAAAGTTAATCACTTACACTAAATATACTTCGCTAAATCTTCACCGGTATAAACCCGTAAATCAGTGAACGGAAAGACATAAAAAAAGACTGTTCCGGTTTTCGGAACAGTCTGCGGTGTGTATTCAAACCTTTAAAGGCTGAATTATTTCTTTTTGCAGCAGGGCTTTGCTTCGCCTGTGCCTGCCTGCATTTCTGCATTGCTGTGGCATGAATTATTATTGCCGGAAACGGCAGCTTCTTTCTTACAGCAGGAGCCGGTTTCTTTGCATTCGGCTTTGCTGCCGGTGTATGCCATGGCGGTAATGCTGCCAGCCAGCGCCACGAATACGAGGAATGAAGTGATGAGGAGACGGTTCATGTGAAATGAGTTTGAGTAAAGGTACGTAAAGCCGGATGAAGCGGTTGTTAAAAAGGGAGAAATTATTGCTGTGGTACCTGCTTTTCTTTCACTACCTGAATGGGCGGAATACGGTAGCAAATGGCAAAAACGCCGGAAATAGAATGATCGGCATAACGGACAAGGGGCAGGGTGGTTGCTGAGCCCGGCGATGAGTGTTCGAAGAACTTTTCATCGGCTTTCATGTAACGGGCTTCGGCGCGGACGCAGAAATCATCGTGAACACGGTATTCGGCCCCCAATGCCCCCACCAGTACACGTCCGCCAAAGGCAAAATTGACCGGCTGGGTAATAAATACCCCTTCGGGATCGTGAAAATGTTCAATACGGGCCGTGGCCGACCAGTGTTGTGATACATTCCACCGGTACACAAGCGATTGCACATTCCAGAAAGCGGTACGTGTAATAAAGGCATTTTCAAACACCTGATAGCCGGCGTCGAATGCAAATGTGAGCTTATGTTTCTGGCTGGCCGAAGTATAATTCATCCAGAAATTATGAAAGATGCGGTAAATAAATACCGGACGCGGAGCGAGAATGCCGGCAAATGCGGATGAATTGAATGTTAGTCGGCCGGCTTTCCATTGCAGCTGCGTACCAATTGAAGGCCCCGTGCGCACTGCACCGTTGTTGCGGATTTGCTGCCAGCCGTTGAGTAAATAAAGGCCGAGATCCACTTTGGAGCCTTTGTACAATGCACGCGCACCGGCTTCGTAGTAGGGCGAGTTTTCGGCCATGAGTGTTCGGGTAAGCATATCATTATCGATGCCTTTTACACCTTCAAATCCGATATGCGAATTGAAAATGCCCATGTCAATCCAGAGTTTTTGTTTGGGTGTACAAAAGCCCACAAAGGATTCGCTGAGGTATCGGAGTGCGGGCGGTTCGGCGGCCAGGTTCCGCTCCACATAGGTACCGGCCTGCAGCCCGATTTTGGCACGTACCCGCCCTTCGGCCGAAAGATGGGCAAACTCAGCCTGCACAAGATTTAACGAAGCTTCGTTGAGGCGGTGGTGGTTATACATGAACGGCGCACGCACGCGCGAAAGCGGCTGATCAGGATCAAAACCGGCATAAGCCTCGGCGTAAAAAGAAAATCCGGGCGAAAAGCTTTGTGCGGCCAGTGAAAACGAGGCCAGCAGGGCAAACACAAGACTATACTTTTTCATAACAGATAAATGTAAAGGCGTAGGCATGCTTTTCATCGGTTGGATGATACAACGCGGATACTTTTTTCCAGTGTGTTTCGTCGGGTGCGGGATAAAAAGTATCGGCTTCCAGTGCTGCATGAACGCGGGTAAGCCAGATGCGATTGGCGATATGCTGTGTTTGCGCATAAATTTCGCCGCCGCCGATAATGAAAAGCTCAGTTTCGCCCAGCGAACGGGCAAGTTCTACCGCCGCCTCAATGCTTTGCACCACATGCGCCCCGGGGGCCGGATAATCCTGCTGCCGCGTAACCACAATATTGGTGCGACCGGGTAAAGGCCTGAAATTTACCGGAATGGATTCGTAATTGCGACGCCCGGTAACCACGCAATGCCCGGAAGTTTGTTCCTTGAAAAACTTCATATCATCGGGCAGGCGCCAGAGCAGGCGGTTATCTTTACCAATGGCCCCGTTTTCGGCCACTGCTACAATGTGTGTGATGTACATACGAAGCAAAGATAAGCCTCCGCCACACTCCGGCCACAAACCAAATACAGTTAGTGGCGGCGGGTGCTGAAACCAAGTGTGATGCCCATGCGCACCGCCGGACCAAAACGTGTGGCTTTGCGGCTTTCGAGCAGCGAATGCATAATCACATACTCATCGCCCTCATACTGCGGCGTTCCCGTGCTGAACTGTGCGTAATACAAACCAACGCCGGTAAAAAAATCGAAATACAAAAACTTCCTGGCCGAAAACACGCCGTAGTTCAGATAAGCCGTATAGGCTTTATCCGTAGGACTGAAGCGATATTCAGAAGCCACAAACTGCCCGGCCGCATTGTTTACATTGGCCCAAACCGGCAAGAGATTACGGTTTACGATTTCGAAAGTCGGCCCAACATAAAACGGCGACGAAGAAGACTGCGCCTTTGAGATAAACCGCAGCGACACATGAGCCCGGTAACCATCCCAGAACAGATTGCCATCTTCATTATCTATACTGCGGAATGCAAGATCTTCCTGCAGCACAAGATTGCGGTTTATCTTTTTGTACGAAGCTTCAATCTGAAAGCGGTTATTGCCCACTCCCACAGCCAGTCCGTAATCACGATAATCGTTGTATCGGGTGATGAGTGTAAGCGGATAAGTGGCCGCATAAATCATGAATCCCCCGCTCCGGCGGCGGTCGTTTTTTTCGCGTCGGCGTTGTTCTTCTGCGCGGGCTTTATCGCAACTTTTGGCTTGCTCAAGGGCTGTATTCTTGCGGGCGTTATCATCAAACATCTCGAAATAACGCGCCACAGTACGCCAGCCCTCACAATCTGAGGCAGAAAGAAGTTTTTGATACGCAATGGCCGCATCCAGACCAAGCGATTTATTGCCGCGCCTGTCGGCCAATGCGACTACTTTTTCAAGTTCGGATTTGGTGTAGGGATAATTGTAACGAAAGGCATTTGTGTAATATTCCTCTGCTTTACCCAAGTCATTTTCCTTTTGAAAAACGGCAGCCGCTTTCGCATAAATTTCTCCATTACCAATGAGCGAAGGGTTTGCCGCAAACACATCGTTGATGCGGTTGTAAGCAGTAATAATTGTAGGGTAATTATTCTCTTTGATGGTGCGGCGATAACTGGAATCCAGTTGCGAATATTCCACCGCAAGCTGATAAGCCATTTCGAGCATTTCCTTATCAAGCTGATTGAGTTTTTTCTTCTCGCCGATCACTTTTGTAATGGCAATATAGCGGTACCAGCTGTAAGATGAATTCCCCTGCGTCATCTGCACCGTTTTACGCGAACAGGCAAGCGATTTTTCTGAACGGCTTGTATTGGCACACACTTCACCAAAACCGGTATAAAATTCGATATATGTGCCTTGAAAATTATCATATTTGATGGAGTAGTTTTTTCCGTCATATACATATCTCAACGGAAAAATCGAGGGATTACCAAAGTAGTCGAAATCATTCTCGATATCCGTCATAATTTTATAGGCATCCTCGTTGCGCCCTTTCATCCCGTACACGAAAGCCTGCTGATAATAGAAATTGGCTCTGAAATAGCGGGCAACACGGCGTTCTTCGCTGCTTTCAGGAAGCACCCGCATGAGCGAGTCCAAAACGATAACGCCCGCAGCAGTACGTTGCTCTACATAGGCAATCTGATTCTCACTTAACGTTTTCGGCTTAAACGTATCTACCGTATCACGCATACGGTTGTACATTTTTACCGCATACTCAAGGCGTTGTGCGGTGGTGGCCTGTGCCATACAAAAATGGCCTGTAAACAAAAACAGCAGGGAAAACAAAAAGGATTTCATACGATAAATTACCGCTTTTACGACAAGAAAAACAATACGTCAGATGCCGTATTGTGTAGCTGGAAATAGCTGTATCATAAGCCGGTAAATTACGGTTTACATTTTCTTTTCTTCCACCATTTGCCCGCGCACAAACTCGCGAACGGCAATAAGCTTGCCCTGTTCGTCGTAAATTTTCCAGGTGCCTTCTTTCATTACATCACTCACTTCGGCGTTATACTGCATGGGGCCTTCTTCTTCTACTTTTCCGTTTTCGAAATACGACACATAGGTGTAGCGGAGTTTCTTTTTATCGGTGAGTTCAAGCAGGCTTTGCGGACGGTCTTTGCCGTAATAGAATTTGCGGATTACCGGATATTCATTCTTTTTTGCATTTTCCTCAATAAACTCCGGGCTTCCGTCTTCAAAGTATTCGTAGGTGGTTTCAGGTTCACCCTGATAATAGATAATATCGGAGCGGATCTGACCATTTTCGTAGTAAATGGTCATCTGGCAGTGATTATTGTCGGTATGACGGAAATGGCGTTCGAGTTTGCCGCTTTCGAAGTAGTTTTTGTAAATGCGCAGCTGTCCTTCCATGTAAAAGCCTTCGTGCAGGAGCTGGCCGTTGGTATAAAAATCCTGCCACCAGTTTGTGGCCGCATAGCCGGATAAGCCGTTGCGTACAGAATCGCCGCCGAGCGCCGCATTGAGTTTTTCGTAAATGGCTATGCCCAGTGTGGAATCATAGACCTGTGCCTGGGTGTAATACAGTTTGGTATTTTTTTGTTTACCGAGCTGGGCAAACAAATGCAGTGGCAAAAGTAAAACGGCAATTAACAGTGGGCGCATGAACTATTCCGGTTTGGGCTTTTGTACGAAAAGCCACAGCCGGAGGTTGCTCCGGCTGTGGCTGTCTTTTCAATAAAAATGAACAGCTTCTTAGTGAATGCCTTTAGCAGTAAGGTAACGCTCGGCATCGAGTGCGCCCATGCAGCCGCTGCCGGCAGCCGTAACGGCCTGACGGTAGGTTTTATCCTGCGCATCGCCCACGGCAAACACCCCTTCAATATTGGTTTTGCTGGTGCCGGGAGTGGTAACAATGTAGCCCTGATCATCCATATCCAGCCAGCCTTTAAACACATCGGTATTGGGCTTGTGCCCGATTGCCACGAAGAAACCGTAAATATCAATTTTGCGCTC
The nucleotide sequence above comes from Bacteroidota bacterium. Encoded proteins:
- a CDS encoding gliding motility-associated C-terminal domain-containing protein, giving the protein MKKACTLLLILFTQIAYSQNLVVNPGFEDYNQCPFTYGELYQCVGWFQTTSGSSDYLNTCMVTLAPANLWGYRWPRTGNGYAGFYTYANYNLNYREYISGQLSQPLAAGQLYCFGFYLSLADSSNVSTSHIGIYFSNTSPLLLTDSLGNLMESNLPHIPQYEELQAVTNRPGWFFVTGAFIASGGEAYLTIGNFRDSVNSVLDTSGSPLSWPSQYISYYYIDDVFVEACLTPPYKGSFVNVPNVFTPNGDGVNDLFVVESQQIKTFELTIYNRWGNKVFSSQSATTHWDGLDESGKDCMDGNYYYTISAEGNDNQVYRVSGYLMLIH
- a CDS encoding SpoIIE family protein phosphatase, translated to MSSLLRLAFRNATTRVLILVFGAGILLVIYFLVNSYFSLLNAYEEGELNKLKGIIYTLSPRISGDYHEWLTNTYHHKDDLKRAEDDSVYLAMQNQMKEVVQSNMLPADAIYTMMYDSIKKEFEFVVFSSGCYWLHKWEKFHPEHVKLYSTGGVVPTYTDENGTWLSAFVPIRNRTGKQVGIIQVDSRFDGFIARTRKTIFYNSLITISVVLLIGIFLWFTIRNLLLAEEKAAFELREALQKVETSNRETLESIEYARRIQDAILPGTRRLSQVFPQSFVLYHPRDIVSGDFFWMAEENGWAYIAAVDCTGHGVPGAFMSIIGSTFLAEITGSEHRQTPSQILDKLEKKITAAMNKDGNFNRDGMDIGLAAVCLSTREIEFAGALRPMVITGQSELQEIRANRFPIGGGTDIPKSGFTNHSIQLNSGDSFYLFTDGYADQIGETKGKRMGTKRLKQELQYIASMSPAEGKVHLEKFWQDWRGNTEQMDDVLLIGVRVS
- a CDS encoding porin — protein: MKKYSLVFALLASFSLAAQSFSPGFSFYAEAYAGFDPDQPLSRVRAPFMYNHHRLNEASLNLVQAEFAHLSAEGRVRAKIGLQAGTYVERNLAAEPPALRYLSESFVGFCTPKQKLWIDMGIFNSHIGFEGVKGIDNDMLTRTLMAENSPYYEAGARALYKGSKVDLGLYLLNGWQQIRNNGAVRTGPSIGTQLQWKAGRLTFNSSAFAGILAPRPVFIYRIFHNFWMNYTSASQKHKLTFAFDAGYQVFENAFITRTAFWNVQSLVYRWNVSQHWSATARIEHFHDPEGVFITQPVNFAFGGRVLVGALGAEYRVHDDFCVRAEARYMKADEKFFEHSSPGSATTLPLVRYADHSISGVFAICYRIPPIQVVKEKQVPQQ
- a CDS encoding dihydrofolate reductase, yielding MYITHIVAVAENGAIGKDNRLLWRLPDDMKFFKEQTSGHCVVTGRRNYESIPVNFRPLPGRTNIVVTRQQDYPAPGAHVVQSIEAAVELARSLGETELFIIGGGEIYAQTQHIANRIWLTRVHAALEADTFYPAPDETHWKKVSALYHPTDEKHAYAFTFICYEKV